In the genome of Flavobacteriaceae bacterium YJPT1-3, the window ACAGCACTACGTATTTCAAGACGGTAAAACGGTATTTAAATTTGCCGTCTCCAATATGGCCGATGTCAGTGAAAAGATCATGCAGCGTAATGACCTCAGCCACGATGATGTGGACTGGTTGATCGCGCATCAGGCCAATAAACGAATCATAGATGCAACGGCTCGTCGAATGGGCGTAAAAGACGAGAAGGTCTTGATGAATATTCAGCGCTATGGCAATACCACTTCAGCAACTTTACCCTTGCTGATGAGTGATTATGAAAAACAATTAAAAAAAGGAGATTCGATCATTTTTGCCGCTTTTGGCGGTGGATTCACCTGGGGTTCCATATATTTAAAATGGGCCTACAATTCGTAACTAGAACCAACTAAACAAACGAGAAACCAATGGACATTAAAGAAATTCAAAACCTAATTAAGTTCGTGGCTAAGTCCGGAGCCAGCGAGGTCAAACTCGAGATGGACGATGTAAAAATCACCATCAGAACAGGATCCGGAGATGATCGCGAACCGACCATTATTCACCAAATGCCGATGAGTGCGCCTCAAGCCGCTCCGGCAGCCCCTGCGCCCGCCGCTCCAGTTGCGCCCGCAGAACAAGCGCCCGCCGCGCCCGCTAAAGAACAAAAGGAAGACGACAAATACATTACGGTGAAGTCTCCCATCATTGGAACCTTTTACCGTAAGCCTTCTCCTGACAAGCCCGTGTTTGTCGAAGTTGGCGATACCGTTTCAGAAGGCGACGTGCTTTGTGTTATCGAAGCCATGAAGCTCTTCAACGAAATTGAAAGTGAACTTTCCGGAAAAATCGTAAAAGTTCTTGTAGACGACGCTTCTCCCGTAGAGTTCGATCAGCCGTTATTTTTGGTTGACCCTTCTTAAGCAGCAGCTCATTTCTATCTCATTGGTGTTTGATGCTGGCCATAGCCACTTCAAAACACCCTTAAACGCAAACGAATATGTTTAAAAAAATATTGATTGCAAATCGAGGGGAGATCGCTTTACGGGTCATCCGAACCTGTAAGGAAATGGGGATCAAAACCGTGGCGGTATATTCTACCGCAGATGCGGAAAGTCTTCATGTCCGATTTGCGGACGAAGCGGTATGTATCGGTCCTCCGCCCAGCAGTGAATCTTACCTCAAAATGTCCAACATCATTGCGGCTGCCGAAA includes:
- the accB gene encoding acetyl-CoA carboxylase biotin carboxyl carrier protein; protein product: MDIKEIQNLIKFVAKSGASEVKLEMDDVKITIRTGSGDDREPTIIHQMPMSAPQAAPAAPAPAAPVAPAEQAPAAPAKEQKEDDKYITVKSPIIGTFYRKPSPDKPVFVEVGDTVSEGDVLCVIEAMKLFNEIESELSGKIVKVLVDDASPVEFDQPLFLVDPS